In Microbacterium terrisoli, the genomic stretch AAGACGCAGGAGTGTCGGCCATCGCGCTGCACGCGCGCACGGCGTCGCAGTTCTACTCCGGGCACGCCGACTGGTCGGCCATCGCAACGCTCAAAGAGACCGTCACGAGCATTCCGGTGCTCGGCAACGGCGACGTGTGGTCGGCAGACGATGCCCGACGCATGATGGTCGAGACCGGCTGCGACGGTGTCGTTGTGGGGCGTGGATGCCTCGGCCGCCCATGGCTGTTCGGCGATCTGGCCCGTGCGCTCGGCCGGCCCGGGGCGGCATCGGCTGCGCCGGTGGACGCGAGCCTCGCATTCGTCGCCCGGGCGTTCCGCCGGCACGCGGAGCTTCTCGTGGAGTTCTTCGACGACGAGGACCGCGGCTGCCGCGACATCCGCAAGCATGTGGCCTGGTATTTCAAGGGGTACCCGGTCGGCGGCGAGCTGCGGGCACGGCTGGCCACGGCATCCTCTCTCGCAGAGATCGATGATCTGCTGGGCGAGATGGACCTGGACGCGCCGTACCCCGGCGAGCCGGCCGAAGGCCAGCGCGGACGTGCGGGCACGCCCAAACGCACGGTGCTGCCGGAGGGATGGCTGAATTCCCGCGAGATCGGCACATACGCGTCGACGCTGACCGAGTCGGAGGCCGACACGAGTGGTGGTTGAGGGCGGGTCCGCGGTCGGGGTCGCCCCGGGCCGGCCGAGCGGATACGACGACGCGGATGCCGCACGGTTCTTCGGGGAGCGGCATCGCTCGCAGCGCGACGACTTCGCCCGCGATCGGGCGCGCGTTCTGCACTCGGCAGCACTGCGGCGGCTCGCCGCGAAGACCCAGGTGCTGAGCCCTGCCTCGCCGGCGGACTTCGCCCGCAATCGGCTGACGCACTCGCTCGAGGTCGCACAGGTCGGACGGGAGCTGGCCACGGCGCTGCTGCTGTCGCCGGACGTCGTGGACACGGCGTGCCTGAACCACGACCTCGGTCATCCTCCCTTCGGCCACAACGGCGAACGGGCGATGAACGAGTGGGCCGAACAGATCGGCGGGTTCGAGGGCAATGCACAGACGCTGAGGATCGTCACCCGCCTGGAGCCGAAGGTGCTCGGCCCCGATGGGACGAGCTACGGGCTGAACCTCACCCGGGCGAGTCTGGATGCGACGTGCAAGTACCCCTGGACGGCCGACCGCCCGATGCCCGACGCCGGCGGGCGCATGAAGTTCGGCGTGTACAGCGATGACGAGGACGTCTTCACCTGGATGCGCGCCGACGCCCCCGGCCGGGTGCGCTGCATCGAGGCCGAGGCGATGGACCTCTCGGACGACATCGCCTACTCGGTGCACGACTTCGAGGACGCGATCGTCAACGGCTACCTCGACCCCGCGCGGCTGACGGCGCCGGGGGAGCACGAGGGTCTGTTGGACGCGATTCAGGCCTGGGTGGGCTATGACTTCCGCCGCGACGAGCTCGAAGACGCGCTGTACCGGCTCACGGGGCTGGGCGAATGGCTGACATCGTTCGACGG encodes the following:
- a CDS encoding deoxyguanosinetriphosphate triphosphohydrolase, whose amino-acid sequence is MVEGGSAVGVAPGRPSGYDDADAARFFGERHRSQRDDFARDRARVLHSAALRRLAAKTQVLSPASPADFARNRLTHSLEVAQVGRELATALLLSPDVVDTACLNHDLGHPPFGHNGERAMNEWAEQIGGFEGNAQTLRIVTRLEPKVLGPDGTSYGLNLTRASLDATCKYPWTADRPMPDAGGRMKFGVYSDDEDVFTWMRADAPGRVRCIEAEAMDLSDDIAYSVHDFEDAIVNGYLDPARLTAPGEHEGLLDAIQAWVGYDFRRDELEDALYRLTGLGEWLTSFDGTRPALARLKNLTSDLIGRFARAATAATRAAYPGTVLTRYRAHVVVPRVVEAEMAVLKGIIGAFVVTIEGRKALYKEQRRVLKRLADALCERPDELSSVYAGDFAAAESDAAARRVVVDQVASLTDQQAIAWHGRLIGEVDAASLGVWSPASKPVVERAQRIQAPGHLDPVEGR
- the dusB gene encoding tRNA dihydrouridine synthase DusB; amino-acid sequence: MSVLTAPAHAPVHVPAQTLRIGPIELDAPVVLAPMAGITNTAFRRLCREYGAGLYVSEMITTRALVERNATTMRLITHHESESLRSIQLYGVDPATVADAVTMLVAEDRADHIDMNFGCPVPKVTRKGGGSALPWKLDLFRDIVTRAVRAAGPIPVTVKMRKGIDDDHLTYLEAARVAEDAGVSAIALHARTASQFYSGHADWSAIATLKETVTSIPVLGNGDVWSADDARRMMVETGCDGVVVGRGCLGRPWLFGDLARALGRPGAASAAPVDASLAFVARAFRRHAELLVEFFDDEDRGCRDIRKHVAWYFKGYPVGGELRARLATASSLAEIDDLLGEMDLDAPYPGEPAEGQRGRAGTPKRTVLPEGWLNSREIGTYASTLTESEADTSGG